One part of the Quercus lobata isolate SW786 chromosome 7, ValleyOak3.0 Primary Assembly, whole genome shotgun sequence genome encodes these proteins:
- the LOC115954130 gene encoding CDK5RAP3-like protein, translated as MQSGDDIRNLPIDITFSCLGEWLIDRKRIPSDWRKKLAAIRARISKDFSSLPKDIDPYFQTLDPEGIDYLESKRIYETLLKSTPESRNIFGRLSGAAGAWEAIVRSFEKDHIYLGEAAQIMVQNVNYEIPYQKKQVQKIQQQLSELERKEADIKRNAALSAAKYVEACQELGLQGNNVRLELLETAKSLPSTFNKILEVINSDSMSQAMEYYSNFVRDAHTEKDKSLSIVLPNLRNICEHPPSLHVSVGSEIDNSVNTQSSYNEPDLLRADVDVAADNIDWDISVDSSQIDWDIGTVEETDDNGNGLGPYEIINASEVLQDPSPTEVVGSDRTSLDKVELGLHPEISVSEISWDVSVDTPQVDVIDDVSLSNVGLDKQTFVPDTSSQMPEMNEERSKLLETEYRNKILDDLHEVKAFLNQRLAEVKNGETLSLQHQVQAVAPFVLQQYTPDAMETMLSDISLVISLLTNRKTRDLILILNSKRFLDRLVTTLEEKKHHEVKLKEGLKSLATKRMELHNSLSSSWPKQEAALSKTRELKKLCESTLSSMFDGRPVNIIGEINTLLTSGLGA; from the exons ATGCAGAGTGGCGATGACATTCGAAACCTTCCCATCGACATCACATTTTCGTGTCTCGGAG AATGGTTGATTGATCGGAAACGAATACCTTCGGATTGGCGAAAAAAGTTGGCGGCAATCAGAGCTCGGATTTCCAAGGATTTCTCTTCGCTCCCTAAGGATATCGATCCCTATTTCCAAACCCTAGACCCTGAGG GGATTGATTACTTAGAGTCCAAACGAATATATGAAACTCTTCTAAAGTCAACTCCAGAAAGCCGGAATATATTTGGCCGGCTGTCAGGTGCTGCT GGTGCTTGGGAGGCAATTGTGCGTTCTTTTGAAAAGGATCATATTTACCTTGGTGAGGCTGCTCAAATTATGGTTCAAAATGTAAACTATGAAAT ACCATATCAGAAAAAACAGGTGCAGAAGATTCAGCAACAACTATCAGAGCTAGAGCGCAAGGAAGCtgatataaaaagaaatgcaGCTCTATCAGCCGCTAAGTATGTTGAGGCTTGTCAAGAGCTTGGATTGCAG GGAAATAATGTGAggcttgaacttttagagaccGCAAAATCTCTCCCAAGCACATTCAACAAGATTTTGGAAGTTATAAATAGTGATTCTATGTCACAGGCTATGGAGTACTACTCAAACTTTGTGAGAGATGCTCACACAGAAAAGGAT AAATCTTTATCGATTGTGTTACCTAACTTGAGAAACATATGTGAACATCCCCCGTCTTTGCATGTTTCTGTGGGCTCTGAGATTGATAATTCTGTCAATACTCAATCAAGCTATAATGAGCCAGATCTTCTGAGAGCAGATGTGGATGTTGCTGCCGATAATATTGACTGGGATATTTCTGTTGACAGTTCTCAGATTGATTGGGATATTGGTACTGTGGAAGAAACAGATGATAATGGCAATGGTTTGGGTCCTTATGAAATAATTAATGCAAGTGAGGTCTTACAGGACCCTTCACCAACTGAAGTTGTGGGATCTGATCGAACCTCATTAGATAAAGTTGAACTTGGTCTACACCCAGAGATTTCTGTGTCAGAGATATCTTGGGATGTTAGTGTTGACACTCCCCAAGTTGATGTCATTGATGACGTCAGTTTGTCAAACGTAGGTCTGGACAAACAGACATTTGTTCCAGATACTTCTTCTCAAATGCCAGAAATGAATGAAGAGAGGAGCAAGCTTTTGGAGACTGAGTACAGAAATAAGATTCTTGATGATCTGCATGAG GTCAAAGCATTTCTAAATCAACGATTGGCAGAGGTGAAGAATGGAGAAACTTTGTCCTTGCAACATCAAGTCCAGGCAGTTGCTCCCTTTGTGCTGCAGCAGTATACTCCTGATGCCATGGAGACCATGCTATCTGACATTTCCTTAGTCATTTCCTTGCTGACTAATAGGAAAACAAGGGACTTGATCTTGATCCTCAACTCTAAAAG ATTTTTAGACAGACTAGTGACCACATTAGAGGAGAAGAAGCATCATGAAGTCAAGTTGAAAGAGGGATTGAAGAGCTTGGCTACCAAACGCATGGAGCTGCACAATTCATTATCCTCTTCTTGGCCGAAGCAA GAAGCAGCTCTTTCAAAAACCAGGGAGTTGAAGAAGCTTTGCGAGAGTACACTTTCTTCCATGTTCGATGGAAGACCTGTTAATATCATTGGCGAGATCAATACCCTGTTGACAAGTGGCCTCGGGGCTTGA
- the LOC115954128 gene encoding protein STRUBBELIG-RECEPTOR FAMILY 2 produces MAKQYLCLCLVVVVFSATLASQAKAFTNPLEVSALQDLYRTLNNPPVLKGWRLDGGDPCEESWTGVSCSDSSIIHLKIQGLNLTGWIGDQLNNLHHLKHLDVSYNNIQGGIPYSLPPNATNINMAFNYLSQNIPHSLPIMKYLRHLNLSHNLLSGPIGNVFTGLQNLREMDLSHNNFTGDLPSSFGSLTNLTRLFLHNNNFTGSVTYLAELPLTDLNIQDNSFSGIIPKHFQTIPNLWIGGNRFHVGDNSPPWDFPLETVPIEQNISTPPTTQSSAVENYPPHKESGHKKKRLGHGGIAFMVGGGILVATCAALAIAISINRSRAQKHKMLENSNRSLCSLPVSTTARDYSTAPEESPPILTLRTPPIRSPRRIPPINHTRIEKTSRRKSFSKKCGILARTKIYTVAELQLATNSFIEGNLLGEGSLGSVYKAEFPDGQILAVKNINMVALSFNEEEQFMDVIWTASRLRHPNIVTLIGYCTEHGHHLLVYEYVRNLSLDDALHCETYKPLSWCLRLHIALGVARALDYLHSTFSPPVAHSNLKAANILLDEELTPRICDCGLAVLRPLTSNKVKIKASEIAIGDTGYIAHEHVQPGIDNTKSDIYAFGVLLLELLTGRKPVDNSRSREEQSLVKWASSRLHDSESLERMIDPGIKRTISPKALSRFADIVSLCVQPVKEFRPPMSEIVESLTSMLEKLSKAKSGTAAGNEEEERSFISSNTRFMGSPTLSYSSP; encoded by the exons atggcCAAACAGTATCTATGTTTGTGTCTTGTGGTAGTTGTCTTCTCGGCAACTCTGGCTTCACAAGCTAAGGCATTTACCAATCCACTTGAAG TCAGTGCTCTTCAAGATCTCTACAGGACCCTGAACAACCCACCAGTACTGAAGGGATGGAGATTGGATGGTGGGGATCCCTGTGAGGAGTCATGGACAGGAGTGTCATGTTCTGATTCATCTATTATACACCT TAAAATTCAAGGACTAAACCTCACTGGGTGGATTGGAGACCAGCTTAATAACCTGCATCATTTGAAGCACCT GGATGTCAGCTACAATAACATTCAGGGTGGAATTCCATATAGCTTACCCCCCAATGCCACAAATAT AAATATGGCATTCAACTATTTGAGCCAAAATATTCCCCACTCTTTACCGATCATGAAATATCTCCGACATCT AAATCTAAGCCACAATTTGTTGTCTGGACCAATTGGCAATGTCTTTACTGGCTTACAGAATCTCAGAGAGAT GGACCTATCACACAATAACTTTACTGGAGATCTACCAAGTTCATTTGGATCTTTGACAAATCTTACTAGATT GTTCTTGCACAATAACAACTTCACCGGATCAGTCACCTACCTGGCTGAGCTTCCACTAACTGACTT GAACATTCAAGATAATTCTTTCAGTGGCATTATACCAAAGCATTTTCAGACAATACCAAATTTATG GATCGGGGGAAACAGGTTCCACGTAGGGGACAACTCTCCACCCTGGGATTTTCCCCTGGAAACCGTGCCAATTGAGCAAAATATTAGTACCCCTCCTACAACTCAGTCAAGTGCTGTTGAGAACTATCCCCCTCACAAAGAAAGTGGACACAAGAAGAAAAGGCTGGGTCATGGAGGAATCGCTTTTATGGTTGGTGGAGGAATTCTGGTGGCAACATGTGCAGCACTTGCCATTGCAATCAGCATTAACCGATCCCGTGCACAGAAGCATAAGATGTTGGAAAACAGCAATAGATCCCTGTGCTCTCTTCCTGTCAGTACTACAGCCAGAG ACTATTCTACTGCACCAGAAGAAAGCCCTCCAATTTTGACCTTGAGAACTCCACCCATTCGTAGTCCAAGGCGGATACCTCCTATTAACCACACCAGAATCGAGAAAACATCTAGAAGAAAAAGTTTCTCTAAGAAATGCGGAATCCTAGCACGAACTAAAATTTACACTGTGGCAGAGCTTCAATTAGCTACAAACAGCTTTATTGAAGGGAACCTTCTTGGAGAGGGATCTCTTGGTTCTGTTTACAAAGCTGAGTTTCCTGATGGCCAA atttTGGCTGTGAAGAACATCAATATGGTGGCACTTTCTTTCAATGAAGAAGAACAATTTATGGATGTGATTTGGACTGCTTCCCGTTTGAGGCACCCAAATATTGTAACGCTTATTGGCTATTGTACAGAACATGGACATCATCTTCTTGTGTACGAGTATGTTAGAAACTTATCTCTTGATGATGCTCTGCACTGTGAAACATACAAGCCTCTGTCATGGTGTCTCCGTCTCCACATTGCTCTAGGTGTTGCTCGGGCTTTGGA CTATTTGCACTCCACATTCTCGCCTCCTGTTGCTCATAGCAACTTGAAGGCTGCCAACATCTTACTTGATGAAGAACTGACACCTCGTATCTGTGATTGTGGGCTAGCTGTTTTGAGGCCACTAACAAGcaataaagttaaaattaaG GCTTCTGAAATTGCTATTGGTGACACTGGCTACATTGCACATGAACATGTCCAACCAGGAATTGATAACACAAAGAGTGACATCTATGCCTTTGGGGTGTTGCTTTTGGAGTTATTAACGGGAAGGAAACCAGTTGATAA TTCAAGATCAAGGGAAGAGCAATCTCTGGTGAAATGGGCTTCATCACGGCTTCATGACAGTGAGAGTTTGGAACGCATGATTGACCCAGGCATCAAACGAACAATATCCCCCAAGGCTCTCTCCCGTTTTGCTGACATTGTCTCCCTCTGTGTACAG CCCGTGAAGGAATTCCGACCTCCAATGTCAGAAATTGTGGAATCACTTACGTCTATGTTAGAAAAGCTCAGCAAGGCAAAAAGCGGCACAGCAGCCGGTAATGAAGAGGAGGAAAGGTCTTTCATCTCAAGCAATACCCGCTTCATGGGTTCACCTACATTGAGCTATTCATCCCCTTGA